A single genomic interval of Nonomuraea rubra harbors:
- a CDS encoding SDR family NAD(P)-dependent oxidoreductase — protein sequence MSLQSAGEARTIVLTGGTSGIGFAAATAILRDEHGPWHLVLPVRDAARGRQTVESLTSAAASGNTAEAMTMDLSSLESVRTFAAELTSRATSETLPPVHALVCNAGVQMGTNLIHTADGFESTFAINHLGHFALVNALLPVLSAPARVVVTSSDTHDPALKLGPAPAWSSADALARGELAVPAKPDNAFVAGQRRYSTSKLANLYFTYALARRLPEGVTANAFNPGMVPGTALGRSLPAPVRFISSHVFPRLTWLLRRVVSPNVNSAAESGAALAWLVTAPELADTTGRYFDGRAETRSSEESYDTARAEQLWSGSQRLTGARV from the coding sequence ATGTCACTTCAGTCCGCGGGCGAGGCCCGTACGATCGTCCTCACCGGTGGCACCAGCGGCATCGGATTCGCCGCGGCCACCGCGATCCTCCGCGACGAGCACGGGCCCTGGCACCTGGTGCTGCCCGTCCGTGACGCCGCCCGCGGACGGCAGACTGTGGAGTCGTTGACCTCCGCCGCAGCGAGCGGCAACACGGCCGAGGCGATGACGATGGACCTGTCCTCACTGGAGTCCGTCCGGACCTTCGCAGCGGAGCTCACGAGCCGCGCGACCTCGGAAACGCTCCCGCCGGTGCACGCGCTGGTGTGCAACGCGGGCGTGCAGATGGGCACGAACCTGATCCACACGGCCGATGGCTTCGAGTCCACCTTCGCCATCAACCACCTGGGCCATTTCGCGCTGGTCAACGCGCTGCTGCCCGTGCTGAGCGCCCCGGCGCGCGTGGTCGTGACCTCCAGCGACACCCACGACCCGGCGCTCAAGCTGGGCCCCGCCCCGGCGTGGAGCAGCGCGGATGCCCTGGCGCGGGGCGAGCTCGCGGTGCCGGCGAAGCCGGACAACGCGTTCGTCGCAGGGCAGCGGCGTTACAGCACCTCCAAGCTCGCGAACCTCTACTTCACCTACGCCCTGGCCCGTCGCCTGCCCGAGGGCGTCACGGCCAACGCCTTCAACCCCGGCATGGTGCCAGGAACAGCCCTGGGCCGCTCACTGCCCGCCCCGGTGCGGTTCATCTCCTCGCACGTCTTTCCCCGCCTGACCTGGCTGCTGCGCCGGGTGGTGTCCCCCAACGTCAACTCTGCCGCCGAGTCCGGGGCCGCGCTCGCCTGGCTGGTAACCGCCCCGGAACTCGCGGACACCACAGGCAGGTACTTCGACGGCCGCGCCGAGACCCGCTCGTCGGAGGAGTCCTACGACACCGCGCGCGCCGAGCAGCTCTGGTCCGGCAGCCAGAGGCTGACCGGCGCGCGTGTCTGA
- a CDS encoding M24 family metallopeptidase: MNDMAVPTLSTAERDRRWALTRELMARENLDALLVFGEHEDAGPAQVAYDTWFTNERPGTTVVFPRDGEPIVHLPGGMFILDHLESSRRGDESWIPPRNLRASRTSAEITDTLAELGLNGGNIGVVGLGAHLPWHPEGILPHTLWSRVLDKLPDVEFREMDVAVALMTMRLSDEEIPLVRRSAEIGDAMVQAMVDTAGPGVSEAEIYAAGMAEGFRRGTLPAAMHLWSGRDPVASGIPAWCYRAQAPRELADGDVIYAEVFSQFGGRHTQHQVTIAIGDVHEDFWRAGDVAQQSYHAGLATLRPGRTFGDVVEAMHAPLDAHDGQTYLIAAHSINALLAAGKGRGDISLLPGAEAYPPVHAHPTFMAGLVLEPGMCFVLEPQYAFGGHLAHVGGTVIVTEDEPIALSPLTRQVLRARR; encoded by the coding sequence ATGAACGACATGGCTGTGCCGACCCTGTCCACGGCCGAGCGTGACCGCCGCTGGGCTCTCACCCGGGAGCTCATGGCACGTGAGAACCTGGACGCTCTGCTCGTTTTCGGCGAGCACGAGGACGCGGGGCCCGCCCAGGTCGCCTACGACACGTGGTTCACCAACGAGCGCCCCGGAACCACCGTCGTCTTCCCTCGCGACGGCGAGCCGATCGTGCACCTGCCGGGAGGGATGTTCATCCTGGACCATCTGGAGTCCAGCCGGCGTGGTGACGAATCCTGGATCCCGCCGCGGAACCTGCGTGCCTCACGCACCTCCGCCGAGATCACGGACACGCTCGCCGAGCTGGGCCTGAACGGGGGGAACATCGGCGTCGTAGGACTCGGGGCACATCTGCCGTGGCATCCTGAAGGCATCCTGCCCCACACGCTGTGGAGCCGCGTCCTGGACAAGCTCCCGGACGTCGAATTCCGGGAGATGGACGTCGCCGTCGCCCTGATGACGATGCGGCTCAGCGACGAAGAGATTCCCCTCGTACGGCGCTCCGCGGAGATCGGAGACGCCATGGTGCAAGCCATGGTCGATACCGCGGGCCCAGGGGTGTCCGAGGCGGAGATCTACGCCGCGGGCATGGCCGAAGGCTTTCGGCGGGGGACGCTGCCCGCGGCCATGCACCTGTGGTCAGGCCGCGACCCCGTCGCTTCGGGGATACCCGCATGGTGCTACCGCGCGCAGGCACCGCGCGAGCTGGCCGACGGGGACGTCATCTATGCCGAGGTGTTCTCCCAATTCGGCGGGCGCCACACGCAACACCAGGTCACGATCGCGATCGGCGACGTGCACGAAGACTTCTGGCGCGCGGGCGACGTCGCGCAGCAGTCCTACCACGCCGGCCTGGCGACGCTCCGGCCGGGGCGGACCTTCGGTGACGTCGTGGAAGCGATGCACGCACCGCTCGACGCGCACGACGGGCAGACGTACCTCATCGCCGCTCACTCGATCAACGCTCTCCTCGCGGCCGGCAAGGGCCGCGGAGACATCAGCCTGCTCCCAGGCGCCGAGGCGTACCCGCCTGTGCACGCTCACCCCACCTTCATGGCCGGCCTGGTGCTGGAGCCCGGGATGTGTTTCGTCCTGGAGCCGCAGTACGCCTTCGGTGGTCACCTTGCCCACGTCGGCGGCACCGTGATCGTGACGGAGGACGAGCCCATCGCGCTCAGCCCGCTGACCCGCCAGGTGCTCCGCGCCCGGCGGTGA
- a CDS encoding TetR/AcrR family transcriptional regulator — MPVTTRSTDTRRSILDAGQRIMAHKGYSAVGLKEMLAEAGVPKGSFYHFFDSKDAFGEAMLKSYFADYLTDMDRILTRSGESAAERLMAYWQHWRQTQSVDECQGKCLAVKLGAEVADLSESMRLALKEGTEAIVDRIERTIAAGLEDDSLSIDGDPRAVAQVLYDMWLGASVIAKIHRNLAPLDTAMAATRRLLHL; from the coding sequence ATGCCGGTCACCACGCGCAGCACAGACACCCGCCGGAGCATCCTCGACGCCGGCCAGCGGATCATGGCCCACAAGGGTTACTCCGCGGTCGGCCTCAAGGAGATGCTCGCGGAGGCCGGCGTGCCGAAAGGCTCCTTCTATCACTTCTTCGACTCGAAGGACGCCTTCGGCGAAGCGATGCTGAAGAGCTACTTCGCGGACTACCTCACCGACATGGACCGTATCCTCACGCGGTCCGGCGAGTCGGCCGCCGAACGCTTGATGGCCTACTGGCAGCATTGGCGGCAGACGCAGAGCGTGGACGAGTGTCAGGGCAAGTGCCTGGCCGTGAAACTCGGCGCCGAGGTGGCCGACCTGTCGGAGTCGATGCGACTGGCCCTGAAGGAGGGCACGGAGGCGATTGTCGACCGCATCGAGCGGACGATCGCCGCCGGCCTTGAGGACGACTCCCTCTCGATTGACGGTGACCCTCGCGCCGTGGCCCAGGTCCTGTATGACATGTGGCTCGGCGCGAGCGTCATAGCCAAGATCCACCGCAATCTCGCGCCGCTGGACACCGCCATGGCGGCGACCCGTCGGCTCCTGCACCTGTAG
- a CDS encoding type 1 glutamine amidotransferase domain-containing protein, which yields MKVLIVLTSHDKLGDTGRKTGFWLEELAAPYYRFKEAGWRIVLASPQGGRPPLDPKSSEPGFQTDQTRRFEADPQATEALAHTVRLDSVSTDDFDAVFYPGGHGPLWDLAEDTNSARLIETTLRSGKPLALVCHAPGILRHTVNEEGTPLVRGKQVTGFANSEEEAVQLTKVVPFLVEDELKDLGGLYSKAGDWEPHVVQDGLLITGQNPASSAPVADALIKLVTTAGQ from the coding sequence ATGAAGGTTCTCATCGTTCTCACCTCGCACGACAAGCTGGGAGACACCGGCCGTAAGACCGGATTCTGGCTGGAGGAACTGGCAGCGCCGTACTACCGCTTCAAGGAGGCCGGCTGGCGGATCGTGCTCGCCTCGCCCCAGGGCGGCCGGCCGCCGCTGGACCCGAAAAGCAGCGAACCTGGCTTCCAGACCGACCAGACCCGGCGCTTCGAGGCCGACCCGCAGGCCACCGAGGCGCTGGCGCACACCGTGCGCCTGGACTCCGTCTCGACCGACGACTTCGACGCGGTCTTCTACCCCGGGGGTCACGGCCCGCTCTGGGACCTGGCCGAGGACACCAACTCCGCACGGCTGATCGAGACGACCCTGCGCTCGGGCAAGCCGCTCGCTCTGGTGTGCCACGCCCCCGGCATCCTGCGCCACACGGTCAACGAGGAGGGCACGCCGCTGGTGCGGGGCAAGCAGGTCACCGGGTTCGCCAACTCCGAGGAGGAGGCGGTCCAGCTCACCAAGGTCGTCCCCTTCCTGGTCGAGGACGAGCTCAAAGACCTGGGAGGCCTCTACTCCAAGGCCGGCGACTGGGAACCCCACGTCGTTCAGGACGGTCTGCTGATCACCGGGCAGAACCCGGCTTCCTCGGCTCCGGTAGCCGACGCCCTCATCAAACTGGTCACCACAGCCGGCCAGTGA
- a CDS encoding SRPBCC family protein — protein sequence MTISPVAKTVRIERTYATTPEHVWRLWTTGAGIESWWAPDGFTVEVGKLDLRPGGDLVYTMTATAPEQIAFMESHGMPLSTESRKKFVEVSEPRTLSYTSLADFIPGVEPYDFLTVVEIQPSGDGVHVVMTMDAMHDEEWTQRLTAGRGNEMDNLGRVINVV from the coding sequence ATGACCATTTCACCCGTAGCCAAGACCGTCCGGATCGAGCGCACCTATGCGACCACGCCCGAGCACGTGTGGCGCCTGTGGACTACCGGTGCCGGCATCGAGTCCTGGTGGGCGCCCGACGGGTTCACCGTCGAGGTCGGCAAGCTCGACCTGCGGCCCGGCGGCGACCTCGTCTACACGATGACCGCCACGGCGCCGGAGCAGATCGCGTTCATGGAGAGCCACGGGATGCCGCTGAGCACCGAGTCCCGCAAGAAGTTCGTCGAGGTGTCGGAACCGCGCACGCTCTCCTACACCTCACTCGCCGACTTCATCCCCGGCGTGGAGCCCTACGACTTCCTCACCGTGGTCGAGATCCAGCCCTCGGGTGACGGCGTTCACGTCGTCATGACCATGGACGCGATGCACGACGAGGAGTGGACCCAGCGCCTGACGGCCGGCCGCGGCAATGAGATGGACAATCTCGGCCGGGTCATCAACGTGGTCTAG
- a CDS encoding sensor histidine kinase — translation MTVSIPPRWVLRHPRWPLIALHVPLAAQAPVYTSLGVDGSPPTDPLPAILLAAVILALQLRHSLAAARGERPARWRWSLTAILLLTHAPIWLLGLNWISISALTMASILMLLRGRPRLVAAAAQVSVYVVLQLIATLRTPEFSVWQVVILELYAVVVPSLFAAALAGGAGLVRLVNELEAARTELAATAVGAERIRVSRDLHDLLGQSLSAISLKGDLALRLLAKDTATARAEIESLTGVARDALHGVRAITRDQHTVSLRTEIDGAAALLGAAGVDTRLDVSDLPSLPASAQDALAWAIREGTTNLLRHSDAGSCTIKLSRQRGRIRLEIVNDGVRIPAGHGSQHGFGLAGVAERAEAASGSCEAGVHDSRFRLSVEVPEEVT, via the coding sequence ATGACAGTGTCGATACCGCCGCGATGGGTGCTGCGGCACCCGCGCTGGCCCTTGATCGCGCTGCACGTGCCGCTGGCCGCTCAGGCGCCGGTCTACACCAGCCTCGGCGTCGACGGTTCACCTCCCACCGATCCGCTGCCCGCGATCCTGCTCGCCGCCGTGATCCTCGCGCTCCAACTGCGGCACAGCCTCGCCGCCGCCCGGGGAGAACGGCCCGCGCGCTGGCGCTGGAGCCTCACCGCGATCCTGCTGCTCACCCATGCCCCGATCTGGCTCCTGGGGCTGAACTGGATCAGCATCAGCGCTCTCACCATGGCCTCGATCCTGATGCTCCTGCGCGGCCGGCCGAGGCTGGTAGCAGCCGCCGCGCAGGTGTCGGTCTACGTTGTCCTCCAGCTGATCGCGACCTTGCGGACACCGGAGTTCAGCGTCTGGCAGGTCGTCATCCTGGAGCTGTACGCCGTGGTCGTCCCCAGCCTGTTCGCCGCGGCTCTGGCCGGCGGAGCCGGGCTGGTGCGGCTGGTGAACGAGCTGGAGGCCGCCCGTACCGAGCTGGCCGCGACGGCTGTCGGTGCGGAGCGGATCCGGGTCTCGCGCGACCTGCACGACCTGCTCGGCCAGAGCCTTTCGGCGATCTCCCTCAAGGGCGACCTGGCGCTGCGGTTGCTCGCCAAGGACACCGCCACCGCCCGCGCCGAGATCGAGAGCCTGACCGGCGTGGCCCGCGACGCGCTGCACGGCGTACGGGCGATCACCCGCGACCAGCACACCGTGTCGCTGCGGACGGAGATCGACGGGGCCGCGGCCCTGCTCGGCGCGGCGGGGGTGGACACCCGGCTCGACGTGTCCGACCTGCCGTCACTGCCCGCGTCCGCGCAGGACGCCCTGGCCTGGGCCATCCGGGAGGGCACCACCAACCTGTTGCGCCACAGCGACGCCGGCTCCTGCACCATCAAGCTTTCCCGGCAGCGCGGGAGAATACGTCTGGAAATCGTCAACGACGGTGTCCGCATCCCCGCCGGCCACGGTTCGCAGCATGGTTTCGGGCTCGCCGGAGTGGCCGAGCGTGCCGAAGCCGCCTCCGGCTCGTGCGAGGCAGGTGTCCATGACAGCCGGTTCCGGCTGTCGGTCGAGGTTCCCGAGGAGGTCACGTGA
- a CDS encoding response regulator transcription factor has product MIRVLIAEDMHMIRSALVALLSLEDDMEVVAEIERGDEVVDAALRVRPDVAVLDIDMPGLDGLSAAEQLSAQLPDCRTLVLTGLSQPGNLLRALKAHARGFIVKDAPAQTLTDGIRRIAAGERVIDPELVAAALETGSSPLTARETEVLRAAASGIRTGQIATQLSLSQATVRNYLSNAISKVGGRNRIDAIRISRDAGWL; this is encoded by the coding sequence GTGATCCGCGTGCTGATCGCCGAGGACATGCACATGATCAGATCCGCGCTGGTCGCGTTGCTGTCGCTGGAGGACGACATGGAGGTCGTCGCCGAGATCGAGCGCGGCGACGAGGTGGTGGACGCCGCACTACGGGTGCGCCCCGACGTGGCGGTGCTGGACATCGACATGCCTGGCCTGGACGGGCTGTCGGCGGCCGAGCAACTGTCCGCCCAGCTCCCCGACTGCCGCACGCTCGTGCTCACCGGGCTGAGTCAGCCGGGCAACCTGCTGCGCGCGCTGAAGGCGCACGCGCGAGGCTTCATCGTCAAGGACGCCCCAGCACAGACCCTCACGGACGGGATCAGGCGCATCGCGGCCGGGGAGCGGGTGATCGACCCCGAACTCGTCGCCGCCGCGCTCGAGACAGGCAGTAGCCCGCTGACGGCTCGCGAGACCGAGGTGCTGCGCGCCGCAGCAAGCGGCATCCGCACCGGCCAGATCGCCACCCAGCTCTCACTGTCGCAGGCCACGGTGCGCAACTACCTGTCGAATGCGATCAGCAAAGTCGGCGGGCGCAACCGCATTGATGCCATCCGCATATCTCGCGACGCCGGCTGGCTCTAG
- a CDS encoding DUF2255 family protein — protein MTTWTPEDLALLAGSESLVLTAGDDAHPGVEIGMVLVRGELFVRAYRGVRSRWYQAAQKERHGQIRMGAVTRDVLLETRATTPASEIDAAYRSKYGHAAGALAASPAAHAATIRIDPASSSNAATGLVR, from the coding sequence ATGACCACCTGGACACCCGAAGATCTCGCCCTTCTGGCCGGGTCCGAATCCCTTGTTCTGACCGCCGGAGACGACGCTCACCCCGGCGTGGAGATCGGTATGGTCCTGGTCCGCGGCGAGCTGTTCGTCCGCGCCTACCGAGGGGTCCGGTCCCGCTGGTACCAGGCGGCGCAAAAGGAACGCCACGGACAGATCCGGATGGGGGCCGTCACTCGCGACGTCCTCCTGGAAACTCGGGCAACCACGCCCGCCTCCGAGATCGACGCCGCCTACCGGAGCAAGTACGGACACGCCGCCGGCGCCCTCGCCGCGAGCCCCGCGGCGCACGCCGCGACGATACGGATCGACCCGGCATCCTCATCGAACGCCGCCACGGGCCTGGTCCGCTGA
- a CDS encoding helix-turn-helix domain-containing protein — protein sequence MTSDSDSRALGAFLKARRAQLTPRECGLPETDSARKVAGLRREEVAQLAAISVDYYTRLEQGRVRASVPVLTTLARALRLDDDQQTYLYELAGRTDARPRRRRPAQRLRPAMRRLLDQLTETPALVLGKRLDILAWNPAAAALYTDFATIPAHRRNYLRLLFTNPVVRQLHQDWAHDAREAVAALRMEAAADPDDPDLAQLVGELSLQDPDFRAWWAEHRVNSASYGTKHYRHHLVGDLTLDCDTWASPDGSVQRLMILTAEPGSPSHDALRILTSWTTRQPGTDRTEGLTR from the coding sequence ATGACTTCAGACTCCGACTCCCGGGCGCTGGGAGCCTTCCTCAAGGCCCGCCGGGCCCAGCTGACACCGCGGGAGTGCGGCCTTCCCGAGACGGACTCGGCCCGCAAAGTCGCTGGACTACGCCGCGAGGAGGTCGCCCAGCTCGCCGCCATCAGCGTGGACTACTACACGCGACTGGAACAGGGCCGCGTCCGGGCATCGGTACCTGTGCTCACCACCCTGGCCCGCGCCCTGCGCCTCGACGACGACCAGCAGACCTACCTCTACGAACTCGCCGGCCGAACCGACGCCCGCCCACGCCGACGCCGGCCCGCCCAGCGCCTGCGTCCCGCCATGCGACGTCTGCTCGACCAGCTCACCGAAACCCCCGCGCTCGTCCTCGGCAAACGCCTGGACATCCTGGCCTGGAACCCCGCCGCCGCAGCCCTCTACACCGACTTCGCCACCATCCCGGCCCACCGGCGCAACTACCTGCGGTTGCTGTTCACGAACCCGGTGGTCCGGCAGCTGCACCAAGACTGGGCTCACGACGCCCGGGAAGCCGTCGCCGCGCTGCGCATGGAGGCCGCGGCCGACCCCGACGATCCCGACCTGGCCCAGCTCGTCGGCGAACTGTCCCTCCAGGACCCTGACTTCCGCGCCTGGTGGGCCGAACACCGTGTCAACAGCGCCAGTTACGGCACCAAGCACTACCGCCACCACCTGGTGGGCGACCTCACCCTCGACTGCGACACCTGGGCCAGCCCCGACGGGTCCGTACAGCGCCTGATGATCCTGACCGCCGAACCCGGCAGTCCCTCCCACGACGCCCTGCGCATCCTCACCTCCTGGACCACCCGGCAGCCGGGCACCGACCGGACGGAGGGCCTGACGCGATGA
- a CDS encoding alpha/beta hydrolase → MARTTVSFDSAGIPLAGHLYTPDTPASGPRPALVVGHPGTSVKEQTSGTYAQLMAERGFVALAFDAAYQGESGGLPRGLEDPAQRVEDFKAAVSYLTTLDEVDADRIGLLGICASGSYSLAATGGDHRVKAVATVSTAEPARQFRLGADGTQDPAVFQALLDAAATARSAAARGEDPGTMTMFPETAEQARALGGQHGAEGFEYYCTPRGHHERSAKTLAWESIDRMAIHDAFVAVSLIGPRPILQIIGERAVTAWMAVEAHQRATGPKEIHWIKGASHVDLYDKKEYIDPAVDKLTDFFTTHLTTD, encoded by the coding sequence ATGGCCAGGACCACCGTCAGCTTCGACAGCGCCGGCATCCCGCTCGCCGGCCACCTCTACACCCCCGACACGCCGGCGTCGGGTCCGCGGCCGGCGCTCGTGGTCGGTCACCCCGGCACCAGCGTGAAGGAACAGACCTCCGGCACGTACGCGCAACTGATGGCCGAGCGCGGTTTCGTCGCCCTCGCCTTTGACGCCGCCTACCAGGGCGAATCCGGCGGTCTGCCACGCGGCCTGGAGGACCCCGCCCAGCGGGTGGAGGACTTCAAGGCCGCCGTCTCCTATCTCACCACTCTCGACGAGGTCGACGCCGACCGGATCGGCCTGCTGGGCATCTGCGCCTCCGGCAGCTACTCGCTGGCCGCCACCGGCGGCGACCACCGCGTGAAGGCCGTGGCCACCGTGTCCACCGCCGAGCCCGCCCGCCAGTTCCGTCTCGGCGCCGACGGCACCCAGGATCCGGCTGTCTTCCAGGCCCTGCTGGACGCCGCCGCAACGGCCCGCAGCGCCGCCGCACGCGGCGAGGACCCGGGCACGATGACCATGTTCCCGGAGACCGCCGAGCAGGCCCGCGCGCTCGGCGGCCAGCACGGTGCCGAAGGCTTCGAGTACTACTGCACCCCGCGCGGCCACCACGAGCGCTCCGCGAAGACCCTCGCCTGGGAGAGCATCGACAGGATGGCCATCCATGACGCCTTCGTCGCTGTCTCGCTGATCGGCCCCCGCCCTATCCTTCAGATCATCGGCGAACGCGCCGTCACCGCGTGGATGGCCGTCGAGGCCCACCAGCGCGCCACCGGCCCCAAGGAGATCCACTGGATCAAGGGCGCCAGCCACGTCGACCTCTACGACAAGAAGGAGTACATCGACCCCGCCGTCGACAAGCTCACCGACTTTTTCACCACCCACCTCACCACCGACTGA